The Allocatelliglobosispora scoriae genome window below encodes:
- a CDS encoding MbtH family protein, with protein sequence MFEDDDDRRYVVVRNHEDQHSIWPEDHPVPPGWQPVGATGTKAECLAHITEVWVDLRPRSLRERMGR encoded by the coding sequence ATGTTCGAGGACGATGACGACCGCCGATATGTGGTGGTGCGCAACCACGAGGACCAGCACTCCATCTGGCCGGAGGACCACCCGGTCCCGCCGGGCTGGCAACCGGTCGGCGCCACCGGCACCAAGGCCGAGTGCCTGGCCCACATCACCGAGGTCTGGGTCGACCTGCGCCCCCGGAGCCTGCGCGAACGGATGGGACGATGA
- a CDS encoding MFS transporter, which translates to MTVSTPDSLWRHADFRRLWAAESVSQLGTQVSLIALPLMAIIALHATPFQVGLLTAVEFLPFLLVGLPAGAWVDRMRRRPVLIAADLGRAAALLILPAAYLLDLLQLWMLFPVVFLVGVLT; encoded by the coding sequence ATGACCGTGTCCACACCAGACAGCCTGTGGCGGCACGCCGACTTCCGGCGCCTGTGGGCCGCCGAGAGCGTCAGCCAGCTCGGCACCCAGGTCAGCCTCATCGCGCTGCCCCTGATGGCGATCATCGCGCTGCACGCGACGCCGTTCCAGGTCGGCCTGCTCACCGCGGTGGAGTTCCTGCCGTTCCTGCTCGTCGGCCTGCCGGCCGGGGCATGGGTGGACCGGATGCGCCGACGGCCGGTCCTGATCGCCGCCGACCTCGGCCGGGCCGCCGCGCTGCTGATCCTGCCCGCCGCCTACCTGCTCGACCTCCTGCAGCTGTGGATGCTCTTCCCGGTGGTCTTCCTCGTCGGGGTGCTGAC